A single Tenacibaculum sp. Bg11-29 DNA region contains:
- the rplO gene encoding 50S ribosomal protein L15 produces MSLHNLKPAVGSTKSGKRIARGEGSGHGGTSTRGHNGQKSRSGYSRKIGFEGGQMPLQRRVPKFGFTNINRKEYVGVNLDKLQGLVENGKITDTITLEVLVENRLARKTDLVKILGGGELKAKLNVTVHKFTATAKAAIEAAGGEVVTL; encoded by the coding sequence ATGAGTTTACACAACTTAAAACCTGCAGTAGGATCTACAAAGAGCGGTAAAAGAATCGCTCGTGGAGAAGGTTCTGGACATGGAGGTACCTCTACAAGAGGTCATAACGGTCAGAAATCTCGTTCTGGTTATTCTCGTAAAATAGGATTTGAAGGAGGTCAAATGCCACTTCAAAGACGTGTACCTAAATTTGGTTTCACAAACATTAATCGTAAAGAGTATGTTGGTGTTAATTTAGATAAGTTACAGGGATTAGTAGAAAACGGAAAAATTACAGATACAATTACTTTAGAGGTTTTAGTAGAAAACCGCTTAGCTCGTAAAACCGATTTAGTAAAAATACTAGGTGGTGGTGAGTTAAAAGCTAAATTAAACGTAACTGTACATAAATTTACTGCAACAGCAAAAGCGGCTATCGAAGCAGCAGGAGGTGAAGTAGTTACATTATAA
- the rpmD gene encoding 50S ribosomal protein L30, whose protein sequence is MSKIKVTQVRSKIGRLKSQKATLEALGLRKLNQTVEHNATATILGMVKTVSHLVSVEEIK, encoded by the coding sequence ATGAGTAAAATTAAAGTTACACAAGTAAGAAGTAAAATCGGTCGCCTTAAAAGTCAAAAAGCAACGTTAGAGGCATTAGGTTTACGTAAATTAAACCAAACTGTAGAGCACAATGCAACAGCTACAATTTTGGGTATGGTAAAAACAGTTTCACACTTAGTTTCTGTAGAAGAAATTAAATAA